A stretch of DNA from Acidobacteriota bacterium:
CGAGCGCACCGGCGGCGAGTACTTCCGCGCCGAGGACCTGTCCTCCCTGACCCAGGTCTACGACCGCATCGACGAGCTCGAGAAGACCGAGATCACCATGGAGTCCTACATGGAGTACAACGAGCAGTTCCGCTGGTTCGTGTTGCCGGCGGTCGCCCTTCTGCTGCTCGAAGTGCTGCTCCTCGGGACCCGTTTCCGGAAGCTGCCGTGAAGCGCTTGCTGCTGCCCTCGGTCGTGATCGGCGCCGCCCTCGCCGGCGGCTGCAGCGAGGTGCGCGTCGGCAGCCCCGACTCCCTCTGGCTGCTCTGGCTGGTGCCGCTCCTACTGGCTTTCTTCGTCTACTCCTTCCGCACCCGGGCGCGGCTGCTGCGGCGCTTCGCCTCGGCCACCATGCTGGAACGCCTGACCGCCGGCATCAGCCGGCCGCGGCAGCTCCTTAAGGCCGCCCTGCTGCTCGCCGGCCTGGCCGCCGCCGTGCTCGCCCTGGCGGAGCTCAAGTGGGGCTTCACCTGGGAGGAGGTGCAGCGACGCGGCGTCGACATCGTGGTCGCCCTCGACGTCTCCGACAGCATGCTGGTCGAAGACGCCGAAGCCAGCGGCTCGCTGAGCCGCCTGGAGCGCGCCAAGCGCGAGATCGTCGACCTGCTGAAGATTCTCGAAGGCGACCGTATCGGCCTGGTGGCCTTCGCCGGCACCGCCTTCCTGGAGTGCCCCCTGACCCTCGACTACAGCGCCGCCGAGGTCTTTCTGGGCTCCATCGACACCGATCTCATTCCGGTCAAAGGCACCGCCCTGGGAGACGCCCTGCGCACCTCCCTCGAAGCCTTCGAAGGCTCCGCTCAGCCCTCGCGGGCGATCATCCTGATCACCGACGGTGAGGACCACGGCGGCGCCGCCCTCGAAGCCGCCGAGGAGGCGAAGACCGCCGGCGT
This window harbors:
- a CDS encoding VWA domain-containing protein gives rise to the protein MKRLLLPSVVIGAALAGGCSEVRVGSPDSLWLLWLVPLLLAFFVYSFRTRARLLRRFASATMLERLTAGISRPRQLLKAALLLAGLAAAVLALAELKWGFTWEEVQRRGVDIVVALDVSDSMLVEDAEASGSLSRLERAKREIVDLLKILEGDRIGLVAFAGTAFLECPLTLDYSAAEVFLGSIDTDLIPVKGTALGDALRTSLEAFEGSAQPSRAIILITDGEDHGGAALEAAEEAKTAGVRIFTIGIGRDEGSPIPDARGGFRRDRRGEIILSRLDEPTLQKIALATGGRYVRSVTGDVDLEQIYSQGIKATLEDQELGSRRRQRWEERFQWAVGLAALLLMLEVLISERTRRRARSHG